The genomic DNA CTCCGTCACGCCGCCGGAAAGCGACCAGGCGCGCACCGAGAACTGCGTCGGTGGAAGCAGGGAGTCGACGTGCACGACGACCCAGTCGTCGCTGTTCTCCCACGCGAGGATCGAAAGGCGGACCGTGGTCGAGTTCGAGGCGACGACGAGGACGCGATCGCCACGCGATTCGAGGTTGAGAGAGCCGGGAATGGCCGGCATCCGCCACGTCGCCGCCGCGCTTTGGGGATTCGTGGCAAGCTGCGACGCCGTCGCCTTGAGCTGACCGAACGACTGCGCGGCCTGCACGAAATTCGCGCGCGCGTTTGTCTCCTCCACGAGCGGGCCGCCCGAGAGGAGGATGATCGTGATGCTGATGAGCACGATCGTCATGATGAGGATGCCGCCGACCACGGCGCTGACGCCGTCCTCCGTGCGCACGACGGCGAGACGGCGGGGCGTACGGATGGCCCTTTCGCTTCCGCCCCGCGCAGAAGAGCCCGGGCAGGCGCTAGACGCGGAACAGCGGCACCACGCCCTTGAGCCGGCCGTTCTCCGCGACGAGCATGTGCTGGTTCTCGACGGGGCGCCAGTGCGCGGGGAAATGGGGCTCCTGGGCCACCCACAGGACGCCCTGATCGGAGGCGAAGACGAGACCGTGGTCCTCGTGGCCCTTCGTCGAGTCGTGGATGGCAAACAGGCGGGGGCCGTCCGTGAAGACGCACGTGAGCGCGGTGTAGGAGGCGCACTGCGATCGGACGCGGCGCAGCGCTTCGACCATCGTCGGCACCGTGGGACCGGGATTCTCCAGGCGCGGCAGGAGGAACTTGAACAGGCGCTCGCTGTCCGTATCGCCCTCGGCTGGGACCGAAAGCTCCGGACGGTAATCGTGGAGCGTCCCGTTGTGGGCAAACGCCCACCGTCCGTGCAGGAACGGGTGCGTGTTCTCCAGGCGTACGGACAGGCCCGCGCTTGCGGCGCGAAGGTGCGCCAGGACGGTTCCGGCGGGGCGTCCCTCGGCCAGGCGAGCCATCGCTGCCGCCCAACTCGAATCGGGCGCGTCGGCGGGCTTCGCCTCGCGGCCGAGGTGCCGCGGGCCCTCGGCCGTCGCGGCGACGACGCCCCAGCCGTCGCGGTGCGGCCCGCACGAGCTTTTCGTGCACAGCGAGGGGAAGTCGGTGAAGCGCTCCGCGGCGATGGGTTGCGCGGAGTTGGCGGCGAGGATGCGGCACATGGCGGTGGCATCCGGGCGCCGGTAGGAAAGGTTTGCGCTCTTGGTCGTCAGATCGGCAGGAGCGGGGCGACGCCGTAGAGGGGAAGGAGCGCGGCAAAGAAGCCGAGGATCGTGCCGCCGTTCAAGCTTGGAAGGCCCGCCTGCGGTCGACCCGAGAGGACAAACCACATGAGAACCGCATAGCCGGCCATCGTGCCCGCAAGGGCCGCGAGCGCCACGACCCAGTTGCCCGGAAGGCCCAGGAGCGCGGGATCGGCGGGCAGGAACGCGAGGCTCGAGACGACGAGGACCGCGGGGATCACGATGTCCCCTAGCCCCATGAACATGGCGTCGCGCGGCTCCTCCTTCTCGACGCTTTCCTTGAGCCGCTTCGTCTCCGCGAGGAAACTGTAGCCGCGCTTGCGGGGGACGACGAGGATGATGGGCAGGCGCATGTCAAGGACGGTGTCGGCAAGGTCGATCATGTGCTTCGTCCGGTACACGGCGATCGCGTCGTAGAGGGCGAAGGCCACAAGCAGCAGGAGCGCGGGCAGAAGCCCGAAGCTGATGCCAAAGATGGCCGCCGCGCCCGCGGCCACCGCGACGCCGGCGACGTCGATGACCCACCATTCCGGGTGGACGTACAAGAGCGAGGTCACGAGGAACGCGACGACGAGCGCGGCCACGTTCGAGCCCGTGACGATCCCCGTCGCGGCCGAGGAGAACAGCGAGGGGTCGGCGCCGACGATCGCGCGCAGGCCGA from Candidatus Thermoplasmatota archaeon includes the following:
- a CDS encoding presenilin family intramembrane aspartyl protease PSH, translated to MPSSVEPHAPQGAATRAPVERADLVPAFFMGLLLLGSILLAMASARIYQAEVGPIFERPDDPVNAVFYLGLVIVFTFVILLVARYGFARLIRYIFLSFVLLTLVYVSQPLAAIGLRAIVGADPSLFSSAATGIVTGSNVAALVVAFLVTSLLYVHPEWWVIDVAGVAVAAGAAAIFGISFGLLPALLLLVAFALYDAIAVYRTKHMIDLADTVLDMRLPIILVVPRKRGYSFLAETKRLKESVEKEEPRDAMFMGLGDIVIPAVLVVSSLAFLPADPALLGLPGNWVVALAALAGTMAGYAVLMWFVLSGRPQAGLPSLNGGTILGFFAALLPLYGVAPLLPI
- a CDS encoding class II glutamine amidotransferase; this encodes MCRILAANSAQPIAAERFTDFPSLCTKSSCGPHRDGWGVVAATAEGPRHLGREAKPADAPDSSWAAAMARLAEGRPAGTVLAHLRAASAGLSVRLENTHPFLHGRWAFAHNGTLHDYRPELSVPAEGDTDSERLFKFLLPRLENPGPTVPTMVEALRRVRSQCASYTALTCVFTDGPRLFAIHDSTKGHEDHGLVFASDQGVLWVAQEPHFPAHWRPVENQHMLVAENGRLKGVVPLFRV